The following nucleotide sequence is from bacterium.
GGCTCCTTTTGCACGGTCGGGTGGTACCCGGCTTCGTTGAGCGCCGGGGAGGGCTCCAGCAGCTTCTTGGGGCAGTGAGCGATGCACAGCCCGCAGGCCTTGCAGCGCTCACTGTTGATGGTAAGCTTGTTCATGGGCGTCCTTTACAGCAGGAGGCGAGGGACAGGAGACGAGACGTGACGCTCGGGCGAGGACGGGCTCAGCCGGCCCGACGGCCCGCGGCCTCCTGCAGCAGCTTGCGGGCGTGCTTCTGCGCCGTGGCGTCGTCACCAGCGGACCCGAACATCCGCGCCAACTCCTCCACGCGCTCACTGGCCGCCAACTCGGCGACCGCCACGGTCGTGCGCCCGTCGCTGACAACCTTCTCCACGTGCAGGTGCTGGTCGGCCAGGCCGGCGATCTGCGGGAGGTGCGTGACGCACAGCACCTGGGCGTGCCGCGCCAACTCAGCCAGCCGTTCCCCCACCCGGTGGGCGGTCTGACCGCCGATTCCGGCGTCCACCTCGTCGAAAATGATCGTGGGGATCTCCGCCCCGCGCGAGCACAACGACTTGAAGGCCAGCATGATGCGCGATAGCTCGCCGCCGGAGGCCACCTTGGCCAGCGGCCGCACTTCCTCGCCCTGGTTGGCGCAGAAGAGAAAACGCACTTCGTCCAGACCGCGCGCCGTGGCCGCCACCGGACCGTCCGGCGTCGGCAGCCCCTCGGGGTCGCTCTGGCTCTGCAGTTCGACCTCGAACTGCGCCGCCGGCATCCCCAGGGACGCTAGGCTCTCCGCCATGGCCCGCGCCAGCGCCCGGCCCAGCTTCTGCCGGGCTGCGGACAGCCGCAACCCCGCCTGCGCCGCCGCTTCGGCGGCCTGGCGCACGGCCCGCGTCAGCTCCGCTTCCTGTTCCTCAAAGTTCTCAATCGCCGCCAGTTCTCGT
It contains:
- a CDS encoding ferredoxin family protein gives rise to the protein MNKLTINSERCKACGLCIAHCPKKLLEPSPALNEAGYHPTVQKEPEACTGCAICALMCPDVCFTIVRAKEAAGEARPAAEVRP